CCCGCGCCTTCGGGCAAAAAGGGGCTCTTCCAGTCCTTCGGGCAGTCGCGCCACTCGAGACCACTAAAACTCTGAATACCGGCGAGTTGCTCGAGCTTGGCTTCCCGCGTGCCCTCGAGCCTCGCGTAGTGAACCTCGGCGGGTTCGTCGGGCTTTGGCTGGCCGTAGCGCACCCCTACCGCGATGGCGACCGGCGTGCGGATGGCGAAGACGTTTTTGGTCTTGCGGGCGCCCAGGCTGTCGCCCTCGAGGTCGATGATCCACAGCTCGTCGAAGACCCGGCGCATGTGCTGACGCATGCCCACGAAGCCGGGCCCGCGCAGGTAGCTCGCGGCGGTGATAAACGAGACGATGCCGGGGCCGTTCGTCTGCTCAAAGACCTTCCAGAGGGCCCAGCGCCAGAAGTAGACGTAATCGTTGTAGAGGTTCTTGACGTGGCCGCCCTGCCCGGCGGCCAGCGCGGGCTGAATGAAGTCGCTCAGGATGCCGAGCGTCTGGCCGGTGTTCTGCTCGCCGAAGCGCACCCAACCCCCGCGAAGCTCTATGCCGCGCTCAATGTCATCCTCATCGCGCTGCTGCCGGTCGTAGGGCGGGTTGCCGATGCAGACGAGGACGCGGGTGTCCCCCTTGACCCGCCGGGCGCGGCGGTGTTCGTCGGTGAGGCGGCGGTACATCATGCCTTGCTGCTCCAAGTCTCTGGCCTCGGGCGACTCGAGGGTGTCGGCCAGGTAGACGTGCGCGCCGTCGGCGGGGAGTTCGCCACCCTCCTCGAGAATCTTCTGCGTCACCCGCAGGTGAGCGACGGCGTAGGGGCCGACTAAGAATTCAAAGGCATGGACGTTCTGGGCGAGTTTGGAGGCGTACTGGCTGCGCATGCCGGGGCCGTAGAAGGCGGCGACGTGCGCCAGGGCGTGCTGCAAGATGGCGAGCGGGTAGGCGCCCGTCCCGGCGGCGGGGTCGAGCACCACCACCTCGTCGTCGGCGTAGGACAGGGACTTGCCGAAGCGGGTCCCCAAAAGCTCGGCGACGAGCCGCACCTGGGCCTGGATAACTTGTGCGGGCGTGTAGTAGACACCGTAGTCGTTGCGCAGCTTGCGGTCGTAGGCGGCCAGGAAGTCCTCGTAAAAGTAGAGCCAGGGGTCACCCCCGCCCTTGTGCAGGGCGGCGGGGTCAATCGCATTGACCGCACGAATGAGCACGTTCAGACCGACGCCGATGTCGCGGCGAACGTCGGGGTTGCCGAGCACCCGCAAGGCCCCCGCCAGGAGACCGTGACCGCTGTCCAGGGTGAGGGCGGCGAGTTCGGGCTCGACGGTCTGGGCGCCGCTCAGCCTCGCCAGGAGGAGCGCGTAGGTGAGCGTCTGCGCGTAGGCGTCGGCGAAGCGGGCGTCGTCGGCGTCGGGAAAGAGCGCCTCGCGCCAGTCGCGGGCGAGCTGCGAGAGGTTCGAGTCGGGGTCGCGCAGAGCAAATGCCACGTCATCCCGCACCATCCGGCATAGGGGCGCGAGGAGTTCGGCCAAGGCTTTAGGATTGGCGGGAGCGATGGGCTCCCAGAGCAGGAAGTCGTGCAGGAGGCGCTCTAAGGCCACGGCCTCGTCCGCCGTAAAGGCCCGCACGCCGTCACTCGTCACGTCGCCGGTAAAGCGCACATGCGCCTCCTGCGCGCCCGAGCGCAACAGCGTCCACTCATTGCCGTCGCTGTAGATGAGGTTGGGCAGAGCCTTGAACTTCTCCCACTGCCGCTTGTTGCGCTCGTCACTGAAGCGCTGCGGCCTGGCTCCCAGACCGGGCGCCTTGAGTTCGATGTAGCCCGCCAACAGCCCGTTCACGGCGACGCCGAAGTCGGGCCGTCCGCCCAGGCCCGCGACCTGCGCCTCGCTCCGGGCCAGGACCCGGCGGTTGTTCAAGAGGGGCGCCTCGAGCAGGTTCTTCATGGGCGTCTTGAGCTGGTCCTCGCGCTGCGCGGCGACGCTCGAGGCGAAACTGGCCGTGAGCGACTCGGCGAAGCCCTCGAGCGCGTCCGCGAAAGGGGCATGGGGCGGCATATCCCAGCATACCGTTTTACTGCTCCACGAGCCGTGAAAAAGCAAAGCTTGAGGGCGCTGTTCAATCCTGTTCAACGCTATTCAACCCTCGGCTCAAGCACCCCAAGAACCTCTCATCGCCGAATGCATTGCCGACCAAGCAGCTCATCGGCTTAGCCGAGTAAACTGTAAGGGTGACCCGTCAAGAGGCCGTGACCATTCTCGAGGAGCATTTCAAGGAGCTGAATAGGCGCTTTGGGGTGAGGCGTCTCGCCCTCTTTGGCTCGGTCGCTCGCGACGAGGCTACGCTTGCGAGTGACGTGGATATTCTTGTGGGCTTCGGTAAAGCCCCAACGTATAGGCAGTACATCGGAGCCACGCTTTATCTCGAGGATGTGTTTGGACACAAGGTTGATCTGGTGACGGAGGGTGCCCTCAAGCCGCGAGTGGCGTCTTATGTCGAGCGAGATCGCTATGAGGTCGTAGATGGCGCGTAGGTCTCCTATCTCGAGGACATGCGCGAAAGCGCGAACAAAGTCCAGCGTTACACCCAGGGAATGGGCCTCACCGAGTTTATGCTTAACGAGCTTGTTGTGGATGCGACCCTTCGCAATCTAGAAATAATTGGTGAGGCTGCCAAAAATCTTTCTGATGATGTCAAGGGGCGCTATCCCGAGATCGACTGGCGTGGGATGGGTCGGTTTCGGGACCTCCTCAGCCATCACTACTTTGGCGTGAGACTCGAGACGGTATGGGATGTGGTCGAACGAGAACTTCCTGCTCTTCTCATCCATCTGGACGCTGTGCTCGAAGTTGAGCGGGACAAGCTTCAGCAAGCCAATGGCGCAGAATTACTCGAGGATTAGGCGCTCCTCATGCATATCCAAAAAGAATTAGGCCCGAGCCTGGTTGTGGCTGTGTTATTATGCACCTATGAAACGCACAACCATCATGTTGCCGCCTGAGCTCAAGCACCGGGCCGAGTATGTGGCGCGTGAGGAGGGAGTCTCGCTCGGGGAACTGATAGGAAAAGCATTGGAGGCGCGTCTAGCGGAAAGGACGACTACACGTGACCCGTTCTTTGCACAGTACGAAGCCTTCGCGGGTGATGTCCCTTCCGACCTCGCGGAGAACCACGACAAGTATCTCTACGACGAAGAATGATCTTTGTCGATAACGACGAACTCGCGGCGCTCGAGCTCCTTAAGGACGCCGATAAGGTCAGCTTTACCGACTGCGTCTCGTTCGCGCTCATGCGCAGGGCGGGCTTGCGCCAGGCGTTCACCTTCGATCACTTTCGTCGGGCAGGCTTCGAGGTGAGACCTTAGCCCCTTGCCGCGCCGGGGAGAGTAAGGAGAAGCGTTATGGAACTCTATCTGGGCACCGGCGGCTACTCCAACGACGACTGGGTCGGGCTGCTCTACCCGCCCGAGGTGAAGAAGTCCGACTGGTTGAGGGTCTACGCCGAAAAGTTCAACGCGGTCGAGCTGAACGCCAGCTTCTACGCCATCCCCGGTGTCAAGGCCTTTAGGGGCATGCTCGAGAAGAGCGGCGGCCGGGTGCGTTTCGCGGTCAAGCTGCACCAGAGCATGACGCACGCGCGCGACGCCGACGACACTATGTATACGCGGATGCTCGAGTCGGTCGCGCCGCTGCGCGAGGCGGGCGTCCTGGGGCCGTTTCTGGCGCAGTTCCCCTACTCGTTTCACCGCACCGCCGAGAACCGGCAGTACCTCTTGGAACTGGTCGAGCACTTCGAGGGGGAAAGGCTGACGCTCGAGTTCCGCCATGAGAGCTGGAACCAGCTCGAGGTGAGACAGAGCATAGCGAGCTTCGGCCTCGTCTGGACGAGCGTCGACTACCCGCCGCTGAGGGGCCTGCCGGGCCCTGACCTGCACAGCAGCGCGGGCATGATCTACTTGCGCCTGCACGGTCGCAACAAGAGCACGTGGTGGGACGGCAAGAGCGCGGCGGAGCGGCACGACTACCTCTACAGCGCCGACGAGTTGCGGCCCTTTCTGCTGCGAATAGCCGAACTGCAAGACGACCTCGAGCAGGTCTGGTTGCTGTTTCTGAACACCACCAAGGGCCACGCGCTCAAGAATCTGGCGATGGTCCGGGAGCTTGCGAGTGAACTTGGACTCGCCGAGCAGTAACAGGGCGCGGCGGTAACAGGGCAAGCCAAAAAAAGCCGCCCGAAGGGCGACTTTTCTCATGCTTGACGCTTAGCCCATGTTTCTTTCAAAGTCGTCAGCCTCTTGCTGCGCCCTCTCGCGGCTGTAGCCGTACTTTTCCTGGAGCCTGCCGACGAGTTGATCCTTCTTGCCGTCGATAGCTTGCAGGTCGTCGTCGGTGAGCTCGCCCCACTTTTCCTTGACTTTGCCGGTGAACTGCTTCCAATTGCCTCCGAAGATGTCGCGGTTCATAAGGCGCTCCTTTCGTGAGAAGCCGAGCCGTCAAGCGGCTCAGGTCGAATTGAAACTGCTTTGGAATCATAAGGGTTTGAGCGTAACGGTACTATTACAGCAGGCTATGTAGTAGATGAGCAAGCGTCCTGCCGGCAGAGGCTTGGCTAGGCCGTCACTTCATCTTTGATCGCGCGCGGGCCGCGCCGTCCAAAGCGCCGGGCGAGCTCGAGCTCGCTCAAAACCAGCGCGGTAGGGCGGCCGTGGGGACAGACCCAGGGCGTGGCGCAAAGGCAGAGCGCGTCGAGCAGCGTCTGGGCGTCGGCGTGGGAAAGCCGGTGGCCGGCCTTGATGGCGGGCAGACAGGCCAGGCGGCCCAGGACCGCGCGCCAGGCGCCGGCCAGGTCGCTGCCGCCCAGGCTGCTCTTGACCACCTCGGCGACGAGGTCGGGATGGCCGATCAGAAAGGCGGGCACCCGGCGCACGCGCCACTGCCGTCCGCCGAAGGGCTCGAGCGCGAGGCCCAGGGCCGCTAGAGCGTCGGCGCGCGCCGCGACCTGCGCCTCCTCCTCCAGGCTGAGCGGCAGGAGTTCGGGGCGCGCGAGCTCGAGGGGCGGCTCCGCCCTGTAGCGCGCCTGCAACTCCTCGAAGATGACCCGCTCGTGAGCGGCGTGCTGGTCGACGAGCCAGAGGGAGCCCTCGGCCTCGGCCAGGAGGTAGAGCGCGCGAAAGGCGCCGACGAAGCGCAAGCCGGGAAAGGCGCCGCGGGGCGCCGCGCTCACCCCGTCGGCGGGCCGGAAGTCGGGCAGAGCGCGGGCGAGCGGGTGCGCGCTCAGGGCCTCCTCGAGGGCCCCCTGAACGGCCGCCGCGATGGCATCTTCCTCCAGGAGGCGCACGCGCTCCTTTTGCGGCGCGGTGT
This DNA window, taken from Deinococcota bacterium, encodes the following:
- a CDS encoding N-6 DNA methylase; the protein is MPPHAPFADALEGFAESLTASFASSVAAQREDQLKTPMKNLLEAPLLNNRRVLARSEAQVAGLGGRPDFGVAVNGLLAGYIELKAPGLGARPQRFSDERNKRQWEKFKALPNLIYSDGNEWTLLRSGAQEAHVRFTGDVTSDGVRAFTADEAVALERLLHDFLLWEPIAPANPKALAELLAPLCRMVRDDVAFALRDPDSNLSQLARDWREALFPDADDARFADAYAQTLTYALLLARLSGAQTVEPELAALTLDSGHGLLAGALRVLGNPDVRRDIGVGLNVLIRAVNAIDPAALHKGGGDPWLYFYEDFLAAYDRKLRNDYGVYYTPAQVIQAQVRLVAELLGTRFGKSLSYADDEVVVLDPAAGTGAYPLAILQHALAHVAAFYGPGMRSQYASKLAQNVHAFEFLVGPYAVAHLRVTQKILEEGGELPADGAHVYLADTLESPEARDLEQQGMMYRRLTDEHRRARRVKGDTRVLVCIGNPPYDRQQRDEDDIERGIELRGGWVRFGEQNTGQTLGILSDFIQPALAAGQGGHVKNLYNDYVYFWRWALWKVFEQTNGPGIVSFITAASYLRGPGFVGMRQHMRRVFDELWIIDLEGDSLGARKTKNVFAIRTPVAIAVGVRYGQPKPDEPAEVHYARLEGTREAKLEQLAGIQSFSGLEWRDCPKDWKSPFLPEGAGDYYAWPLLTDLFPLQLGGVKIGRTWPFAPDKEVLQRRWERLVSSNNKERAALFKDSPTGRKAAQRAPQNLPQPTSDESIASVTANSPFPKIARYGYRTLDRQWILADGRLIDRPSPGLWHSYSPKQVFLISFLTEVLGLGPAATISAHVPDLHHFRGSFGGKHLIPLWRDAEATQPNITAGLLDVLSSSYGKPVSPEDFFAYAYGVLASPSYVESFSEELTLPGPRLPVTKDAALFDEVAGLGRTLIGWHTYGERMGGSIPRGAARNAVAVPADSEGYPNDFSYDPRTRTLHVGAGAFAPVEAEVWGFSVSGLEVLRSWLGYRMRERSGRSSSPLDAIRPERWTAELTRELLELLWVLEATVGLWPELAAKLEEVVSGPVFAAAELPAPETSERAAPGRGDGMQPRLAFDSAEDE
- a CDS encoding nucleotidyltransferase family protein translates to MTILEEHFKELNRRFGVRRLALFGSVARDEATLASDVDILVGFGKAPTYRQYIGATLYLEDVFGHKVDLVTEGALKPRVASYVERDRYEVVDGA
- a CDS encoding DUF86 domain-containing protein, producing the protein MRESANKVQRYTQGMGLTEFMLNELVVDATLRNLEIIGEAAKNLSDDVKGRYPEIDWRGMGRFRDLLSHHYFGVRLETVWDVVERELPALLIHLDAVLEVERDKLQQANGAELLED
- a CDS encoding ribbon-helix-helix domain-containing protein, giving the protein MKRTTIMLPPELKHRAEYVAREEGVSLGELIGKALEARLAERTTTRDPFFAQYEAFAGDVPSDLAENHDKYLYDEE
- a CDS encoding DUF72 domain-containing protein: MELYLGTGGYSNDDWVGLLYPPEVKKSDWLRVYAEKFNAVELNASFYAIPGVKAFRGMLEKSGGRVRFAVKLHQSMTHARDADDTMYTRMLESVAPLREAGVLGPFLAQFPYSFHRTAENRQYLLELVEHFEGERLTLEFRHESWNQLEVRQSIASFGLVWTSVDYPPLRGLPGPDLHSSAGMIYLRLHGRNKSTWWDGKSAAERHDYLYSADELRPFLLRIAELQDDLEQVWLLFLNTTKGHALKNLAMVRELASELGLAEQ
- a CDS encoding CsbD family protein; the protein is MNRDIFGGNWKQFTGKVKEKWGELTDDDLQAIDGKKDQLVGRLQEKYGYSRERAQQEADDFERNMG